The proteins below come from a single Rhodococcus sp. WMMA185 genomic window:
- the orn gene encoding oligoribonuclease produces the protein MQDKLVWIDCEMTGLRLGSDKLIEIAALVTDSELNVLGDGVDIVIHADDEALASMPDVVAKMHENSGLTEEVRKSTVTLAEAEQQVLAYIRKHVPVAGTAPLAGNSIATDRGFITRDMPDLDTYLHYRMIDVSSIKELCRRWYPRIYFGQPEKGLAHRALADIQESIRELKYYRKTAFVTDPGPSTSDIAAVVEELGPA, from the coding sequence GTGCAGGACAAACTTGTGTGGATCGACTGTGAAATGACCGGCCTTCGGCTCGGTTCCGACAAGCTGATCGAGATCGCGGCTCTGGTCACGGACAGCGAACTGAATGTGCTCGGTGATGGTGTCGACATCGTCATCCATGCCGACGACGAAGCTCTCGCCTCCATGCCCGACGTCGTGGCCAAGATGCACGAGAATTCTGGACTGACCGAAGAGGTTCGGAAGTCCACCGTCACCCTCGCCGAGGCCGAGCAGCAGGTGCTCGCCTATATCCGCAAGCACGTTCCGGTGGCGGGCACCGCTCCCCTGGCCGGAAACTCGATCGCGACCGACCGCGGGTTCATCACGCGTGACATGCCCGACCTCGACACCTATCTGCACTACCGCATGATCGATGTCAGCTCCATCAAGGAACTGTGCCGCCGCTGGTACCCGCGAATCTACTTCGGTCAGCCCGAGAAGGGTCTTGCCCATCGCGCTTTGGCCGATATCCAAGAGTCGATCCGCGAGTTGAAGTACTATCGGAAGACCGCTTTCGTAACCGATCCAGGCCCGTCTACCAGTGATATTGCTGCTGTCGTGGAGGAACTCGGGCCCGCCTGA
- a CDS encoding tautomerase family protein: MPSSLIEVRRSYSEAEEAQLIDAVHGALVEAFKIPEEDKHVRLISYAPHRFSHRPGLSQPECFTLVSIDCFTGRSKDAKRALYAAVVARLSDLGIPRDHITVLLREIPMENWSIRGGQAACDVNLGFDVNV; the protein is encoded by the coding sequence ATGCCGAGCTCTCTGATCGAAGTCCGACGTAGCTACTCCGAAGCGGAAGAGGCGCAGCTCATCGACGCTGTACACGGGGCGTTGGTCGAGGCATTCAAGATTCCAGAGGAAGACAAGCACGTACGCCTGATCTCGTACGCACCGCACCGGTTCAGCCATCGACCGGGTCTCTCGCAACCAGAGTGCTTCACCCTCGTGTCGATAGATTGCTTCACTGGGCGCTCGAAAGATGCCAAGCGCGCACTCTATGCAGCTGTTGTGGCCCGGCTATCCGATCTGGGGATTCCCCGCGATCACATAACGGTCCTTCTCCGCGAGATTCCAATGGAGAACTGGAGCATTCGCGGAGGGCAGGCTGCCTGCGATGTCAACCTTGGCTTCGACGTTAACGTCTAA
- a CDS encoding L,D-transpeptidase — MGVGQWHAQAVNSVSKPATIVATSLVLALSIAGCTVSSTGSVTSEGEAPIDSNPVTELIKPKITLSATDGVVGVSPAEPVSVTVSDGTLAQVTMINPDGEPVDGAIAPGGLSWSNTEPLGYDRKYRLEVAAKGLGGATTSTSEFTTSAPGNVTKPYVLPWEGEVVGIGQPVAVQFDEDIPDREAAEAAITVTTNPPVEGAFYWVNKREVRWRPEHFWTPGTTVEVEVAAFGQDFGDGLFGQEDGHTAFTIGDAVVATADDNTKQVTFERNGEVIMTMPTSMGKDAAPTDNGVYIIAERYSHLVMDSSTYGVPVNSADGYRTPVDWATRMSYSGIFFHSAPWSLAQQGYTNVSHGCLNLSPANAKWVYDNTKRGDIVIVKNTVGGTLSGTDGLGDWNVPWEVWKAGNADV; from the coding sequence ATGGGCGTTGGACAATGGCACGCGCAGGCGGTGAATTCGGTCTCGAAGCCGGCAACGATTGTGGCGACATCGCTCGTACTCGCACTGTCGATCGCAGGATGCACCGTATCGAGTACGGGCAGCGTCACGTCGGAAGGCGAGGCGCCGATCGACTCCAATCCGGTCACCGAACTCATCAAGCCGAAGATAACGCTGTCGGCTACTGACGGGGTCGTGGGCGTCTCGCCTGCGGAGCCCGTCAGCGTGACAGTGTCCGATGGCACGCTGGCACAGGTCACCATGATCAACCCCGACGGCGAACCGGTCGACGGTGCGATAGCTCCTGGCGGGTTGTCCTGGTCGAACACGGAGCCGCTGGGCTATGACAGGAAGTACCGGCTGGAGGTGGCCGCGAAAGGCCTGGGTGGCGCCACGACATCAACATCCGAGTTCACCACCAGCGCACCGGGCAACGTCACCAAACCGTATGTGCTGCCGTGGGAGGGTGAGGTGGTTGGCATCGGCCAGCCCGTCGCCGTGCAGTTCGACGAGGACATTCCCGACCGGGAGGCTGCTGAGGCTGCCATCACGGTGACGACGAATCCACCGGTCGAGGGCGCGTTCTACTGGGTGAACAAACGTGAGGTGCGCTGGCGGCCCGAGCACTTCTGGACCCCCGGAACCACCGTGGAGGTCGAGGTCGCAGCGTTCGGTCAGGATTTCGGTGACGGCCTGTTCGGTCAAGAGGACGGTCACACGGCATTCACGATCGGTGACGCCGTAGTCGCCACGGCGGACGACAACACCAAGCAGGTGACTTTCGAGCGCAACGGCGAAGTGATCATGACGATGCCCACGTCGATGGGGAAGGACGCCGCACCGACAGACAACGGCGTCTACATCATCGCAGAGCGCTATTCGCATCTCGTCATGGATTCTTCGACCTACGGTGTGCCGGTCAACTCCGCCGATGGGTACAGGACTCCGGTCGACTGGGCCACTCGAATGTCCTACAGCGGCATCTTCTTCCACTCGGCACCGTGGTCGTTGGCGCAGCAGGGCTACACGAACGTGAGCCACGGCTGCCTGAACCTCAGCCCTGCCAACGCCAAGTGGGTGTACGACAATACGAAGCGCGGCGACATCGTGATCGTCAAGAACACGGTGGGCGGCACGTTGTCGGGGACTGACGGCCTCGGTGACTGGAACGTTCCGTGGGAGGTCTGGAAGGCCGGTAACGCCGACGTGTGA
- a CDS encoding DUF3618 domain-containing protein, with protein sequence MPRDTESIEREIEQARNELASTLDELAVRTNPKVLVENTKRTLISKLNEPAVKYGLIAAGAVVGLVLLRKVLR encoded by the coding sequence GTGCCCAGGGACACCGAGAGCATCGAGCGTGAGATCGAACAAGCACGTAATGAGCTCGCAAGCACTCTCGACGAGTTGGCGGTCCGCACCAATCCGAAGGTTCTCGTGGAGAACACGAAGCGGACTCTGATCTCGAAGCTGAACGAGCCGGCAGTCAAGTACGGACTGATTGCCGCTGGTGCCGTGGTGGGACTGGTGCTGCTTCGCAAAGTGCTGCGCTGA
- the bcp gene encoding thioredoxin-dependent thiol peroxidase, translating to MTDNSRLAPGDLAPDFTLPDADGNDVSLTDYRGRKVVVYFYPAAGTPGCTKQACDFRDNLAELNGAGLDVIGISPDKPAKLAKFRDTEELTFPLLSDPEKATLSAWGAFGEKKMYGKTVQGVIRSTFLVDEKGKIEVAQYNVRATGHVAKLRRDLSV from the coding sequence GTGACCGACAACAGCAGACTCGCCCCCGGAGACCTGGCCCCCGACTTCACATTGCCCGACGCCGATGGCAACGACGTCTCACTCACCGACTACCGCGGACGCAAGGTCGTCGTGTACTTCTACCCCGCAGCCGGTACGCCGGGTTGCACCAAGCAGGCGTGCGACTTCCGCGACAACCTCGCCGAGTTGAACGGCGCAGGCCTGGACGTGATCGGAATCTCCCCGGACAAGCCCGCAAAGCTGGCGAAGTTTCGCGACACCGAGGAACTGACCTTTCCGCTGCTCTCCGATCCCGAGAAGGCCACCCTCTCAGCCTGGGGCGCGTTCGGCGAGAAGAAGATGTACGGCAAGACCGTTCAGGGCGTCATCCGCTCCACCTTCCTCGTCGACGAGAAAGGGAAGATCGAGGTCGCCCAGTACAACGTCCGCGCCACCGGCCATGTCGCGAAATTGCGTCGGGATCTGTCCGTCTGA
- a CDS encoding arsenate-mycothiol transferase ArsC produces the protein MTKPSVLFVCVKNGGKSQMAAGLMRKAAGDTVDVYSAGTQPGAAVNALSAQVLQEFGIDISGEIPTLIDSGMIRDIDRVVTLGREAHVEPVPGTRFECWDTDEPSERGIEGIERMRLVRDDIAARVDQLVVELHEAAES, from the coding sequence ATGACGAAACCTTCCGTGCTGTTCGTGTGTGTCAAGAATGGCGGAAAGTCGCAGATGGCGGCTGGACTGATGCGCAAGGCTGCCGGTGACACCGTCGACGTCTACTCGGCCGGCACCCAGCCTGGGGCCGCGGTCAATGCACTGTCGGCGCAGGTGCTGCAGGAGTTCGGCATCGACATCTCCGGTGAAATCCCGACACTGATCGATTCGGGGATGATCCGCGATATCGATCGGGTGGTCACGCTCGGCCGTGAGGCGCACGTCGAACCCGTGCCCGGCACTCGGTTCGAGTGCTGGGACACGGACGAGCCGTCCGAACGCGGCATCGAAGGCATCGAACGGATGCGCTTGGTCCGCGACGACATAGCAGCCCGAGTAGACCAGCTCGTGGTCGAACTTCACGAGGCTGCCGAGTCCTGA
- the arsB gene encoding ACR3 family arsenite efflux transporter, which yields MSEVITTEHAPVLGKLTTLDRFLPVWIGAAMVAGLLLGGMIPELDDALSAVEVDGISLPIALGLLIMMYPVLAKVRYDRLGTVTGDRKLLIGSLLLNWVLGPALMFALAWLLLPDLPEYRTGLIIVGLARCIAMVIIWNDLACGDREAAAVLVALNSIFQVIMFAGLGWFYLSILPGWLGLEQTTIEASPWQIAKSVVVFLGIPLLAGYLTRRYGEKAKGRIWYESKFVPRIGPWALYGLLFTIVVLFALQGEQIASRPWDVVRIAIPLLVYFAVMWGGGYLLGVAMGLGYARTTTLAFTAAGNNFELAIAVAIATYGATSGQALAGVVGPLIEVPVLVGLVYVSLALRKRFARD from the coding sequence ATGAGCGAGGTCATCACCACCGAACACGCCCCCGTTCTCGGTAAACTCACCACCCTCGACCGGTTCCTGCCGGTCTGGATCGGCGCTGCAATGGTCGCCGGCCTGCTCCTGGGCGGGATGATCCCGGAACTCGACGATGCCCTCAGTGCCGTGGAAGTCGATGGCATCTCGCTGCCGATCGCCCTCGGCCTGCTGATCATGATGTACCCGGTGCTGGCGAAGGTGCGCTACGACCGCCTGGGCACCGTCACAGGCGACCGCAAACTACTGATCGGGTCGTTGCTGCTCAATTGGGTTCTCGGTCCGGCGCTGATGTTCGCCCTGGCCTGGCTGCTGCTGCCGGATCTACCCGAGTACCGCACAGGCCTGATCATCGTCGGCCTCGCCCGGTGTATCGCGATGGTGATCATCTGGAATGACCTGGCCTGCGGAGATCGCGAGGCAGCCGCTGTTCTCGTTGCCTTGAACTCGATCTTCCAGGTGATCATGTTCGCGGGTCTCGGTTGGTTCTACCTGTCGATCCTGCCGGGGTGGCTCGGCCTCGAGCAGACCACCATCGAGGCCTCGCCGTGGCAAATCGCGAAGTCGGTGGTCGTCTTCCTTGGCATCCCACTGCTCGCCGGTTACCTGACCCGCCGCTACGGCGAAAAAGCCAAGGGCAGAATCTGGTACGAGTCGAAGTTCGTTCCCAGAATCGGGCCCTGGGCGCTGTACGGGCTGCTCTTCACAATCGTTGTTCTCTTTGCGCTGCAGGGTGAGCAGATTGCGTCCCGACCCTGGGACGTCGTCCGGATCGCCATCCCGCTACTTGTGTACTTCGCGGTCATGTGGGGCGGCGGGTACCTCCTCGGTGTCGCGATGGGGCTCGGATACGCGCGAACTACCACGTTGGCGTTCACCGCCGCGGGCAACAACTTCGAACTCGCCATTGCGGTCGCGATCGCCACCTACGGCGCCACCTCCGGGCAGGCGCTCGCTGGGGTGGTCGGCCCACTGATCGAGGTTCCAGTTCTGGTCGGCCTGGTCTACGTGTCTTTGGCGCTACGCAAACGCTTCGCCCGTGACTGA
- a CDS encoding ArsR/SmtB family transcription factor, which yields MSNQDSPEVGACCSPLVKEPLTGGSAGDLAHMFKALGDPVRLRLLSLVASHAGGEACVCDISESFDLSQPTISHHLKVLREAGLLDCERRGTWVYYWVIPSALQRLCAVLRTESGPVVPSEVCAEGSA from the coding sequence ATGTCGAATCAGGATAGCCCGGAGGTTGGCGCTTGCTGCTCACCTTTGGTGAAGGAGCCGCTGACCGGGGGCTCCGCCGGTGATCTCGCGCACATGTTCAAGGCGCTCGGAGACCCGGTGCGACTGCGGTTGTTGAGCCTCGTCGCGAGCCATGCCGGAGGCGAAGCCTGCGTGTGTGACATTTCCGAGTCGTTCGACCTGTCACAGCCGACGATTTCGCACCACTTGAAGGTGCTTCGGGAGGCCGGATTGCTGGACTGCGAACGCCGGGGAACGTGGGTGTACTACTGGGTGATCCCCTCGGCTCTGCAGCGACTCTGCGCGGTGCTTCGTACCGAGAGTGGCCCGGTTGTGCCGTCCGAGGTGTGTGCCGAGGGGTCGGCATGA
- a CDS encoding TetR/AcrR family transcriptional regulator, which translates to MDPALELQSDPQELMPRKRPIQERSRRKFDALLAASRELLVDVGFESFTCEEVAARAEVPIGTLYQFFANKYVIVCELNRQDLVGVQHEIAQFDGEVPSLDWLRFLNSFVDHLAGLWTSDPSRREVWLAMQSTPSTRATGALHEKEFAEQISRMLAPLTPHTPRERRKMMAEVLVHVVYSMLNFSVQDNQSHADAVAELKRLMVAYLLVAEKESRSSAPKSEVSSG; encoded by the coding sequence GTGGACCCTGCGTTGGAGTTGCAATCAGACCCGCAGGAGTTGATGCCCCGCAAACGTCCGATCCAGGAACGGAGTCGCCGCAAGTTCGACGCATTACTCGCCGCGTCGCGGGAGTTGCTGGTAGACGTCGGATTCGAATCGTTCACCTGTGAAGAGGTCGCGGCCCGCGCCGAAGTTCCGATCGGCACGCTCTACCAGTTCTTCGCGAACAAGTACGTGATCGTATGTGAACTCAACAGGCAGGACCTCGTCGGCGTCCAGCACGAGATAGCACAGTTCGACGGAGAGGTCCCGTCTCTGGATTGGCTGCGGTTCCTCAATTCCTTCGTCGACCATCTCGCGGGCCTGTGGACCTCCGACCCTTCGAGGCGAGAAGTGTGGCTGGCGATGCAGTCGACGCCCTCGACCCGAGCCACGGGGGCACTCCACGAAAAGGAATTCGCGGAGCAGATCTCCCGGATGCTTGCACCACTCACCCCTCATACGCCGCGCGAGCGCCGCAAGATGATGGCGGAAGTCCTGGTCCACGTCGTGTACTCGATGCTCAATTTCTCGGTACAGGACAATCAGAGCCACGCGGACGCCGTTGCCGAACTCAAACGGCTGATGGTGGCCTACCTATTGGTCGCCGAGAAGGAATCGCGATCATCGGCACCGAAGTCGGAGGTCTCCTCAGGGTGA
- the acpS gene encoding holo-ACP synthase AcpS produces the protein MGVLGIGFDLVTVSEFAEQMDRPGTAMLDNFTPGERRDAATRSSDPARHFAARWAAKEAVIKAWSTSHFASPPVLPEMVHHLIEVVTDAWGRPGIRLRGDVAEYLMDARIHISLTHDGDMAGAFAVIESP, from the coding sequence ATGGGAGTTCTGGGGATCGGGTTCGACCTCGTGACGGTGTCGGAGTTCGCCGAGCAGATGGACCGGCCGGGGACGGCCATGCTCGACAACTTCACACCGGGCGAGCGTCGCGACGCCGCGACCCGGAGTTCTGATCCGGCAAGGCATTTCGCCGCCCGGTGGGCTGCGAAGGAGGCAGTGATCAAGGCTTGGTCCACTTCCCACTTCGCCAGCCCACCGGTGCTGCCGGAAATGGTTCACCACTTGATCGAGGTGGTGACCGACGCATGGGGGCGACCCGGTATCCGCCTACGCGGAGATGTCGCCGAGTATCTGATGGACGCGAGGATCCACATATCCCTTACTCACGACGGAGACATGGCCGGCGCGTTCGCCGTCATCGAGTCACCCTGA